A stretch of the Nicotiana tabacum cultivar K326 chromosome 6, ASM71507v2, whole genome shotgun sequence genome encodes the following:
- the LOC107807778 gene encoding MYB-like transcription factor 4, whose amino-acid sequence MGRSPCCEKSHTNKGAWTKEEDESLIAYIKAHGEGCWRSLPKAAGLLRCGKSCRLRWINYLRPDLKRGNFTDEEDELIIKLHSLLGNKWSLIAGRLPGRTDNEIKNYWNTHIRRKLLSRGIDPTIHRAINEPNTQKVTSITFASGNYKDIEDEKMNIKAEFGTIKEDDISSRPQCPDLNLELRISPPYQQNQQKRALEQSNTGSWRTSPICFKCNLGLKKSKDCSCSDSSNGNGCSSSRNISMNIAAYDFLGLKTNGLDYRTLETK is encoded by the exons ATGGGAAGATCACCTTGCTGTGAGAAATCACATACAAATAAAGGAGCATGGactaaagaagaagatgaaagtcTTATAGCTTACATTAAAGCTCATGGCGAAGGCTGTTGGAGGTCACTTCCTAAAGCTGCTGGACTTTTGAGATGTGGTAAAAGTTGCCGTCTCCGATGGATTAATTACTTGAGACCTGATCTCAAACGTGGTAATTTTACTGATGAAGAAGATGAACTCATTATTAAACTCCACAGCCTCCTCGGAAACAA GTGGTCGCTTATAGCAGGAAGACTACCAGGAAGAACAGATAATGAGATAAAGAATTATTGGAATACTCATATAAGGAGGAAACTGTTGAGTCGTGGTATTGATCCTACAATACACCGGGCTATAAACGAGCCTAACACACAAAAAGTGACATCAATTACTTTTGCTTCTGGTAATTATAAAGATATTGAAGATGAAAAGATGAACATTAAAGCTGAATTTGGAACAATCAAGGAAGATGACATTAGTAGCAGACCACAGTGTCCTGACTTGAATCTTGAGCTCAGAATTAGCCCTCCttaccaacaaaaccaacagaAGAGGGCATTGGAACAGAGTAATACTGGTTCGTGGAGGACTAGCCCTATATGTTTTAAATGCAATTTAGGATTAAAGAAGAGTAAAGATTGCAGTTGTAGTGACAGTAGTAATGGAAATGGTTGCAGCAGTAGCAGGAATATAAGTATGAATATTGCTGCTTATGACTTTCTAGGATTAAAGACAAATGGTTTGGACTACAGAACCTTGGAGACTAAGTGA